One segment of Mugil cephalus isolate CIBA_MC_2020 chromosome 14, CIBA_Mcephalus_1.1, whole genome shotgun sequence DNA contains the following:
- the smap2 gene encoding stromal membrane-associated protein 2 codes for MMTGKSVKDVDRYQTVLNSLLALEENKFCADCESKGPRWASWNLGIFICIRCAGIHRNLGVHISKVKSVNLDQWTQEQVQCVQEMGNAKAKRLYEAFLPECFQRPETDQSAEIFIRDKYDKKKYMDKVIDIQMLRKEKSCDNIPKEPVVFEKMKLKKDISPKTATQSVTDLLGLDAPAPSPAVSNGRGCVPDSNESPAVSNPALVHSGLDLFSSLPAPSSASSTKSTPVSTSMPQSRVTASVPENLSLFLDPAPKAEEGTVKKLSKDSILSLYASTPSVHASSMAAHGLYMNQMGYPTHPYGSYHSLAQAAGMGGAMMTSQMAMMGQQQGGMMGVQQSSMIGVQQNCMVGQQNGLMGAQGVMAQPGGVVPSPYMTGMAQGMMGQQQGGMMGPQQNGIMGQQQGGMMAQQQVGGLATLPQQQVYGVQQAQQLQWNIAQMTQHVAGMNLYNTNGMMGYSSQHMGGSTTQSSTHMAAHVWK; via the exons GTCCGAGATGGGCATCGTGGAATTTGGGCATCTTCATCTGCATCCGCTGCGCCGGCATCCATCGAAACCTGGGGGTCCACATCTCAAAGGTCAAGTCCGTCAACCTGGACCAGTGGACGCAGGAGCAGGTCCAG TGCGTTCAAGAGATGGGGAACGCCAAGGCCAAGCGGCTCTACGAGGCTTTCTTACCCGAGTGTTTCCAGAGGCCTGAGACGGACCAGTCCGCAGAGATCTTCATCAGGGACAAGTACGATAAGAAGAAGTACATGGATAAGGTCATCGACATCCAGATGCTGAGG aaagaaaagagttgTGACAACATACCCAAGGAGCCTGTTGTGTTTGAGAAGATGAAATTG AAAAAAGACATCAGCCCGAAGACAGCTACGCAGTCTGTTACAGACCTTCTTGGACTAG ATGCCCCGGCTCCGAGCCCCGCAGTGTCTAATGGTAGAGGATGTGTTCCAGACAGTAATGAGAGCCCAGCGGTGTCTAATCCAGCTCTGGTACACTCTGGCCTGGATCTATTCAGCTCCCTCCCAGCCCCCTCGTCAGCTTCCTCCACAAAAAGCACG CCTGTTTCTACCTCTATGCCTCAGAGCAGAGTGACTGCTTCAGTGCCAGAGAACCTCAGCTTGTTCCTTGACCCAGCACCCAAAGCAGAGGAGGGCACTGTCAAGAAACTGTCCAAGGATTCTATTCTCTCCCTGTACGCCTCCACCCCCTCGGTGCACGCGAGCAGCATGGCTGCACATG GCTTGTACATGAACCAAATGGGATACCCGACGCATCCCTACGGTTCCTACCATTCTTTAGCCCAGGCAGCCGGAATGGGAGGCGCTATGATGACATCACAGATGGCGATGATGGGGCAGCAACAGGGTGGCATGATGGGCGTCCAGCAGAGCAGCATGATTGGAGTTCAACAGAACTGCATGGTGGGACAGCAGAACGGCCTAATGGGTGCTCAGGGTGTCATGGCTCAGCCCGGCGGCGTGGTGCCGTCACCCTACATGACAGGGATGGCCCAGGGCATGATGGGACAGCAGCAGGGCGGGATGATGGGACCGCAGCAGAACGGCattatgggacagcagcagggCGGGATGATGGCACAGCAGCAGGTTGGGGGTTTGGCCACGTTACCTCAGCAGCAGGTTTATGGAGTCCAACAAGCGCAGCAGCTCCAGTGGAACATTGCTCAG ATGACGCAACACGTGGCCGGCATGAATCTGTACAACACCAACGGCATGATGGGATACAGCAGTCAACACATGGGAGGTtcgacaacccagagttcaacGCACATGGCCGCGCACGTCTGGAAATGA
- the rims3 gene encoding regulating synaptic membrane exocytosis protein 3, which translates to MMLSSSVEVPSPGGMSGLSGLSVAARNVVRSSSISGAMYNLEKSPGSGGPDSASLAGNKKRRSSLGAKMVAIVGLSQWSKSTQQLNQQDGGTKKLRSTIRRSTETGIAVEMRNRVTRQGSKDSTDGSTNSNSSDGTFVFPTTRLGPESQFSDFLDGLGPAQIVGRQTLATPPMGDVHVGMVDRGGQLEVEVNQARGLIPKPGSKNIPATYVKVYVLENGVCLAKKKTKVVKRNLDPTYQQALLFDESPQGKVLQVIVWGDYGRMDHKCFMGMAQILLEDLDLSATVSGWYKLFPTSSLADPSIGPLTRRLSQSSLESATSPSCT; encoded by the exons ATGATGCTCAGCAGCTCCGTGGAGGTGCCCAGCCCGGGTGGGATGAGCGGCCTCAGCGGGTTGAGCGTGGCGGCCCGGAACGTGGTGCGCTCCTCCAGCATCTCCGGGGCCATGTACAACCTGGAGAAAAGTCCCGGCAGCGGGGGTCCAGACTCCGCGTCCCTGGCTGGCAACAAGAAGCGGCGCTCCAGTTTGGGGGCCAAGATGGTGGCCATAGTGGGGCTGTCGCAGTGGAGCAAGAGCACGCAGCAGCTCAACCAGCAAG acggCGGAACGAAGAAGCTGCGCAGCACCATCCGACGGAGCACGGAGACCGGCATCGCGGTGGAGATGAGGAACCGAGTGACACGGCAGGGCAGCAAGGACTCAACCGACGGCAGCACCAACTCAAACAGCTCCGACGGAAC GTTTGTCTTCCCTACAACGCGCCTGGGGCCCGAGAGCCAGTTCAGCGACTTTCTGGACGGACTAGGCCCCGCTCAGATCGTAGGCCGACAAACATTAGCTACACCCCCCATGG GGGATGTTCATGTAGGCATGGTAGACAGAGGAGggcagctggaggtggaggtcaaCCAGGCCAGAGGGCTGATCCCCAAACCCGGCTCCAAGAACATACCAG CAACCTACGTGAAGGTGTATGTTCTGGAGAACGGAGTGTGCTTGGCCAAGAAGAAAACCAAAGTAGTGAAAAGGAATCTGGACCCCACCTACCAGCAGGCTCTGTTGTTTGATGAGAGTCCTCAGGGCAAAGTCCTAcag GTAATAGTGTGGGGGGATTATGGGCGTATGGACCACAAGTGCTTCATGGGAATGGCCCAGATCCTCCTGGAGGACTTGGACCTGTCTGCCACAGTCAGCGGCTGGTACAAGCTGTTCCCTACCTCCTCTCTGGCAGACCCCAGCATCGGACCCCTCACCAGACGTCTCTCCCAGTCCTCCCTGGAGAGCGCCACCAGCCCCTCGTGCACCTAG